A single region of the Enterococcus mundtii genome encodes:
- the uvrA gene encoding excinuclease ABC subunit UvrA, whose product MANDKIIIHGARAHNLKNIDVTIPRDKFVVVTGLSGSGKSSLAFDTLYAEGQRRYVESLSAYARQFLGQMDKPDVDSIDGLSPAISIDQKTTSKNPRSTVGTVTEINDYLRLLFARVGHPICPNDHIEITSQSVEQMVDKVLELSDWTKIQILAPIVVKKKGQHKKVFERVQKEGYVRVRVDGETYDVSEVPELEKNKKHDIAIVIDRIVVKEGVRSRLFDSIEAALRLADGYVLIDVIGEEEMLFSEHYACPYCGFTVGELEPRLFSFNAPFGACPDCDGLGVKLEVDIDLVIPDKTKTLNEGAIIPWNPISSQYYPQMLAQACESYGIDMDTPFEDLPIEHQEIVLNGTSEPFHFHYENDFGGVRDVETSFEGVMTNIKRRYHDTNSDFTREQMRLYMTELTCKTCDGYRLNPQALSVQINGTNIGQTNELSIQHAVEFFENLTLSEQEKVIARPILKEVNDRLSFLENVGLDYLTLSRASGTLSGGEAQRIRLATQIGSNLSGVLYILDEPSIGLHQRDNDRLIGSLKKMRDLGNTLVVVEHDEDTMRAADYLIDVGPGAGHQGGEIVSAGTPAQVAKDKHSLTGQYLSGKKSIPVPETRRKGTGKAIKITGATENNLKNVSVEFPLGEFVAVTGVSGSGKSTLVNSILKKALAQKINRNSAKPGKFKTITGYEGIEKIIDIDQSPIGRTPRSNPATYTSVFDDIRDLFAQTNEAKMRGYKKGRFSFNVKGGRCEACRGDGIIKIEMHFLPDVYVPCEVCHGKRYNSETLEVHYKGKSIADILEMTVEDAVEFFQPIPKIHRKLQTIVDVGLGYVTMGQPATTLSGGEAQRMKLASELHKISNGKNFYILDEPTTGLHTDDIARLLHVLQRLVDAGNTVLVIEHNLDVIKTADHLIDLGPEGGEGGGTILATGTPEELVKVKESYTGHYLKKIMGK is encoded by the coding sequence GTGATAAATTCGTGGTCGTCACCGGATTATCCGGTTCAGGGAAAAGTTCACTTGCTTTTGACACATTATACGCAGAGGGACAACGCCGATATGTTGAAAGTTTATCTGCGTATGCCCGTCAATTTTTGGGGCAAATGGATAAACCGGATGTCGATAGTATTGATGGACTTAGCCCAGCAATCTCGATCGATCAAAAAACAACCAGTAAAAACCCTCGTTCTACCGTAGGGACAGTCACAGAGATCAATGATTATTTACGTTTGTTGTTTGCTCGGGTCGGTCATCCGATCTGTCCAAATGACCATATCGAGATCACCAGTCAATCCGTCGAACAAATGGTGGACAAAGTGCTAGAACTGTCTGATTGGACGAAGATCCAAATTTTAGCACCGATCGTGGTAAAGAAAAAAGGACAACACAAAAAAGTATTTGAACGTGTCCAAAAAGAAGGGTATGTTCGTGTTCGTGTAGACGGAGAAACCTATGACGTTAGCGAAGTACCTGAATTAGAGAAAAATAAAAAACACGATATCGCGATCGTGATTGACCGAATCGTGGTCAAAGAAGGCGTCCGCTCTCGTTTATTCGATTCTATCGAAGCAGCGCTTCGTTTAGCGGATGGCTATGTACTGATCGATGTGATCGGGGAAGAAGAAATGCTCTTTAGCGAACATTATGCGTGTCCGTACTGTGGGTTTACAGTGGGAGAATTAGAACCGCGCTTATTTTCTTTCAATGCACCATTTGGCGCATGTCCGGATTGTGATGGTTTGGGTGTCAAATTAGAAGTCGATATCGATCTAGTGATCCCAGATAAAACAAAAACATTGAATGAAGGAGCAATCATCCCTTGGAATCCCATCAGTTCGCAATATTATCCACAAATGCTGGCTCAAGCGTGCGAAAGTTATGGCATCGATATGGATACACCATTTGAAGACTTACCTATTGAACATCAAGAAATCGTGTTGAATGGTACCTCAGAGCCCTTCCATTTCCACTACGAAAATGATTTTGGAGGAGTGAGAGATGTTGAAACGTCATTTGAAGGGGTGATGACCAATATCAAACGTCGCTACCATGATACGAACAGCGATTTTACGAGAGAACAAATGCGTCTTTACATGACAGAATTGACGTGTAAGACTTGTGACGGTTACCGGTTGAATCCACAAGCTTTATCCGTACAGATCAATGGTACGAATATTGGTCAGACGAATGAGTTGTCGATCCAACATGCCGTTGAATTTTTTGAAAATCTAACTTTATCAGAGCAAGAAAAAGTCATCGCTCGTCCGATTCTAAAAGAAGTCAATGATCGTTTGTCATTCTTAGAAAATGTGGGTCTTGATTATTTGACACTTAGTCGTGCTTCGGGCACTTTATCAGGCGGAGAAGCGCAACGGATTCGTTTAGCCACACAAATCGGTTCAAATCTATCGGGAGTTCTTTATATCTTAGATGAGCCTTCCATTGGCTTGCATCAACGGGACAATGATCGCTTGATCGGTTCATTGAAGAAAATGCGTGATCTTGGCAATACCTTAGTGGTTGTGGAACATGATGAAGATACGATGCGTGCAGCTGATTATTTGATCGATGTTGGGCCTGGTGCGGGACATCAAGGTGGCGAGATCGTTTCTGCTGGAACCCCAGCTCAAGTTGCGAAGGATAAACATTCATTGACCGGACAATATCTGTCTGGCAAAAAATCGATCCCTGTTCCTGAAACAAGACGAAAAGGTACAGGGAAAGCGATCAAGATCACAGGTGCGACAGAAAACAACTTGAAAAACGTGTCCGTCGAGTTTCCTTTGGGTGAGTTCGTGGCGGTCACTGGAGTCTCTGGTTCAGGGAAAAGTACGCTTGTGAACAGTATCTTGAAGAAGGCATTAGCACAAAAAATCAATCGTAATTCAGCCAAACCAGGAAAGTTCAAAACGATAACTGGTTATGAAGGAATCGAAAAAATCATTGATATCGATCAAAGCCCGATTGGTCGGACACCAAGAAGTAATCCGGCGACTTATACGAGTGTTTTTGATGATATCCGTGATCTGTTTGCTCAAACTAATGAAGCGAAGATGCGTGGCTACAAAAAAGGTCGTTTCAGTTTCAATGTGAAAGGTGGACGCTGTGAAGCTTGCCGCGGGGATGGGATCATCAAAATCGAAATGCATTTCTTACCAGATGTGTATGTCCCATGCGAAGTCTGTCATGGGAAACGTTATAACTCAGAAACATTAGAAGTTCATTACAAAGGAAAAAGTATTGCGGATATCTTAGAGATGACGGTTGAAGATGCCGTTGAGTTTTTCCAACCGATCCCTAAGATCCATCGAAAACTACAAACGATCGTTGATGTTGGTTTAGGGTATGTCACGATGGGACAACCAGCAACGACATTGTCCGGCGGAGAAGCGCAACGAATGAAACTTGCGAGTGAACTGCACAAAATTTCTAATGGGAAGAATTTTTATATTTTAGATGAGCCGACTACAGGGCTTCACACTGATGACATTGCTCGTTTATTGCATGTTTTGCAACGATTGGTTGATGCAGGAAATACTGTGTTAGTCATTGAACACAATTTAGACGTCATCAAAACAGCGGATCATTTGATCGACCTAGGACCTGAAGGTGGCGAAGGTGGCGGTACGATCCTAGCGACTGGTACACCAGAGGAATTAGTGAAAGTCAAAGAAAGCTATACAGGACATTATTTGAAAAAAATCATGGGAAAATAA
- a CDS encoding D-aspartate ligase — protein MMNSNEKNEFIPILLGSDMNVYGMARSFHEAYGTVCQSYASNQLAPTRYSKIVNVEVIPGFDQDPVFIETMRRLAKEKYTDKNKKYLLIACGDGYAELISQHKEELSETFICPYIDYSLFERLVNKVSFYEICEEYQLPYPKTLIIRKEMLNNGRLEQELPFNFPVALKPANSVEYLSVQFEGRKKAFIIDNREEFDLMLGRIYEAGYTSEMIAQDFIPGDDSNMRVLNAYVDDQHQVRMMCLGHPLLEDPTPASIGNYVVIMPDYNEKIYQTIKAFLEKIEYTGFANFDMKYDPRDGEYKLFEINLRQGRSSFFVTLNGLNLARFLTEDRVFGVPFVETTYGTNQSDQAKLWLGVPKKVFLTYAKENEQKQRALQLIKEKRYGTTVFYEKDHSLKRWVLMTYMFRNYIPRFKKYFHSKEG, from the coding sequence ATGATGAACAGTAATGAAAAAAATGAATTTATCCCTATTTTATTAGGTAGCGATATGAACGTTTATGGTATGGCCCGTTCATTTCACGAGGCATATGGCACAGTTTGTCAATCCTATGCGTCGAATCAATTAGCGCCTACCCGCTATAGCAAAATCGTAAACGTTGAAGTGATTCCAGGATTTGATCAAGATCCGGTTTTTATAGAGACGATGAGACGTTTAGCAAAAGAAAAATATACGGATAAAAATAAAAAATATTTACTGATAGCTTGTGGCGATGGATATGCCGAGTTGATATCTCAGCATAAAGAGGAGCTGTCTGAAACTTTTATATGTCCTTATATCGATTATTCACTTTTCGAGCGATTAGTGAATAAAGTGAGTTTTTATGAGATATGTGAAGAATATCAGTTACCTTATCCCAAAACATTGATCATTCGAAAAGAAATGTTGAACAATGGCCGCTTGGAACAAGAGTTACCTTTCAATTTTCCTGTAGCACTAAAACCGGCAAATAGTGTGGAATATTTATCTGTCCAATTTGAGGGACGAAAAAAAGCGTTTATTATTGATAATCGCGAGGAATTTGATTTGATGTTAGGTCGGATCTATGAAGCAGGTTATACGAGCGAAATGATCGCACAAGATTTTATTCCTGGGGATGACAGCAATATGCGTGTTTTGAATGCCTACGTTGATGACCAGCATCAAGTACGAATGATGTGTCTAGGACATCCATTACTTGAAGACCCAACACCAGCGTCTATCGGAAACTATGTGGTGATCATGCCTGACTATAACGAGAAGATCTACCAAACGATCAAAGCATTTCTAGAAAAAATCGAGTACACTGGTTTTGCAAACTTCGACATGAAATATGACCCACGAGATGGGGAATATAAATTATTTGAGATCAATCTTCGTCAAGGAAGAAGTAGTTTCTTTGTTACGCTTAATGGTCTGAATTTAGCACGTTTTCTAACAGAAGACCGTGTCTTTGGTGTGCCATTCGTGGAAACGACATACGGAACGAACCAATCAGACCAAGCGAAGCTATGGCTTGGCGTGCCTAAAAAAGTCTTTTTGACTTATGCCAAAGAGAACGAACAAAAACAACGTGCCTTGCAGTTGATCAAAGAAAAACGCTATGGAACGACTGTGTTTTATGAGAAAGATCATTCACTTAAACGCTGGGTATTGATGACTTATATGTTCCGAAACTATATTCCAAGATTTAAAAAATACTTTCATTCGAAAGAAGGCTAG
- a CDS encoding amino acid racemase, producing MENFFSILGGMGTMATESFVRLINHRVKAAKDQDYLNYVLFNHATVPDRTAYILDQTKENPVSYLVEDVKKQNLLQPNFIVLTCNTAHYFFDDLQAETTIPILHMPREAAKELVRQKTTGKVAVLATQGSILAGVYEKEIKALGFDVVIPDQELQEKVNYLIYHEIKEADRLNKELYFEILEEVVQRLACEKIILGCTELSLMQEVASDNPYPVIDAQSILADRTIEMALSARK from the coding sequence ATGGAGAATTTTTTCAGCATCTTAGGTGGGATGGGAACGATGGCAACGGAAAGCTTTGTACGCTTGATCAATCATCGTGTCAAAGCCGCCAAAGATCAGGATTATTTGAACTATGTATTGTTCAATCATGCGACAGTTCCTGATCGAACGGCCTACATTTTGGATCAAACAAAAGAAAATCCTGTCTCTTATTTAGTAGAGGATGTCAAAAAACAAAATTTACTACAACCGAATTTCATTGTTTTGACTTGTAATACAGCTCATTACTTTTTTGATGACTTACAAGCAGAGACGACGATTCCGATTTTGCATATGCCACGAGAAGCGGCAAAAGAGCTTGTCCGTCAAAAAACAACGGGTAAAGTAGCTGTTTTAGCAACTCAAGGAAGTATTCTTGCCGGCGTTTACGAAAAAGAAATCAAAGCGTTAGGATTTGACGTGGTGATTCCTGACCAAGAACTACAAGAAAAAGTGAACTACTTGATTTATCATGAAATCAAAGAAGCAGATCGCTTGAACAAAGAACTTTATTTTGAGATTTTAGAAGAAGTCGTTCAACGATTGGCATGTGAAAAGATCATCTTAGGCTGTACAGAATTGTCTTTGATGCAAGAAGTTGCCTCCGATAATCCTTATCCTGTGATCGATGCGCAGTCGATATTAGCTGATCGAACAATCGAGATGGCACTGTCTGCTCGAAAGTAA